Proteins encoded within one genomic window of Humulus lupulus chromosome 1, drHumLupu1.1, whole genome shotgun sequence:
- the LOC133822969 gene encoding alcohol acyl transferase 1 allele GSd-like: MTEMVHGSRVASIEPVWQREIFNARNPPRITCPHLEFEDVPLEPPYSKGSMVLDPNNVVERPFFFSQKQINSLRKQLPPHLAQNCSQFDLLAACLWKCRTLALNLNKNEVVRFSCLTSILRQKNEMKKLGFPLGYYGNAFAYPATVSKAGVLCECSLGYAAELIKKVKDQVNAEYMKSVVDLMHHFLPVIARFFVSIIPKRAGKSSVSCSNSNLLQSHYRSF, from the exons ATGACAGAAATGGTACATGGTTCACGTGTTGCATCTATCGAACCTGTTTGGCAACGAGAGATCTTTAACGCCCGAAACCCACCAAGAATAACTTGTCCACATCTAGAATTCGAAGATGTGCCACTTGAACCTCCTTATTCCAAAGGTTCTATGGTCTTGGACCCAAACAACGTGGTTGAACGACCATTCTTTTTCAGTCAAAAACAAATAAACTCCCTTCGAAAACAGCTTCCACCACACCTCGCCCAGAACTGTTCACAATTTGATTTACTCGCTGCTTGTCTCTGGAAATGTCGTACGCTGGCTCTTAACCTAAACAAAAATGAAGTTGTTCGCTTTTCATGCTTAACAAGTATACTTAGACagaaaaatgagatgaaaaaATTAGGTTTTCCATTGGGATACTACGGCAACGCGTTTGCATACCCAGCAACAGTTTCGAAGGCCGGAGTTTTATGCGAATGTTCGTTGGGGTATGCCGCAGAGTTGATCAAGAAAGTGAAAGACCAAGTGAACGCTGAGTACATGAAATCGGTTGTGGATCTTATG CATCATTTTTTGCCGGTAATAGCAAGGTTTTTTGTCAGCATAATtccgaaacgcgccggcaaaagctCTGTTTCTTGTAGTAATAGTAATCTTTTGCAGTCTCATTATCGTTCAttttaa